The genomic region CGTTATTAATTTGCACGTGCCTGTCAAAAAGATAAATagtacaaattaattttaagtatgcatgtaaatttttaaataaaaaactgaacTTACAGAAAGATACTGTCAAAGTTTCCATCTACTTTAGCGTAATTGAGAATATGTTGGAACATCACAGTGCCGATGCCGAGACGTCGATATGACGACAAACAACCCAAAGTCATGATATATAGACGCCGTTGATTCTCGGAAGTATCAATGCGGCAGCACACTGCCCCAACTACGATGTCATTATAGTATACCAGTTTTGCCAACTCACCAGCCTCCAGAACATCTATGTAGAATTTTTCGTTGTACGAGACAGGAAATACAACAGAGTTGAGCTTTTTCAGTTGCTTAATATTATGTGGCGTTACATCGCCCAATTCAATATTTGACCTGTACACATATGAATAAGCAAAGGGGAATGTTAGCGATTGTTTTTAGGTTAATGTTTGACAATGCTTCATAGTTGAACAAACCTTGTCATTTGAACTGCTTATATTTAAGATTTcgatttattttagttaataacttgttttattttattgtatccTGTTATGCGATAggaaattaatcaaaatatacAGTAAATCTTAACTCCGAGAATTTAGAAAAGTTTGAGGGCGCTAGGCGGCGAATCGCATATTTCCACTGACAATTGCAAACATCTGATGTCAAATGTCAACAGTGATGGGtagaaataacaataaaataaaaaaagttattatctatgtatgtatatatatttagttatttgtttatttttataaaaaatcaaaatttttaaagttttaataaagCTTGCGCTCCATATTTAAAAGAAACTATAAGAGCACGATAAGATTTAGTTAACAAAGTGATGCTCAATAAAATATGGTAACATTACATCAGTTTGAGAGCCAATGAAATTGCATTTTAGTTCATAAAAAATCGTCGCGCTTAAAATGCTTATTGGATTcgagaaaatatattaaatgataattaatataaatgtaGGCCTACTAGGCCATGTAGATTCGGGTAAAACCACTTTGGCACGTGCCTTGAGCACTATTGCAAGCACTGCGGCATTCGATAAAAACCCACAGTCGCAAGAACGTGGAATTACATTGGATTTGGGATTCAGTGCTGTGGTCGTTGAAGCGCCGGCAAGATGGAAAAGCGTTTCACCGGATGTCGACAAAGTGCAGTTCACTTTTGTGGACTGCCCTGGACATGCAAGCCTCATACGTACTATAATTGGA from Bactrocera tryoni isolate S06 chromosome 3, CSIRO_BtryS06_freeze2, whole genome shotgun sequence harbors:
- the LOC120772013 gene encoding probable N-acetyltransferase san; translated protein: MTRSNIELGDVTPHNIKQLKKLNSVVFPVSYNEKFYIDVLEAGELAKLVYYNDIVVGAVCCRIDTSENQRRLYIMTLGCLSSYRRLGIGTVMFQHILNYAKVDGNFDSIFLHVQINNEGAIAFYKKFGFEIVETKEHYYKRIEPADAYVLQKTLRNTNSNASGTNSNHNHNPAHSNGHLDKKEKKA